In Paludisphaera rhizosphaerae, a single window of DNA contains:
- a CDS encoding transposase, whose product MRRDRPDKAVELWAEDEARLGLKPIARRVWSPRGVRPTAHGRTKYEWLYVDGFVRPVDGRNLELILPSANTDWMSAALAEFARWADPGDEKLLVLLVDNAGWHLAGRLKVPPNVVLHRLPPCTPELQPAEPLWLLVREFAANRGFADLDAMQEPLVGRCEWLIHHPEAVRGPVGFHWALTIDR is encoded by the coding sequence TTGCGTCGCGACCGCCCCGACAAGGCCGTCGAGCTCTGGGCCGAGGATGAGGCCCGGCTGGGGCTCAAGCCGATCGCCCGCCGCGTCTGGTCGCCGCGCGGCGTCCGCCCCACGGCCCACGGCCGGACCAAGTACGAGTGGCTCTACGTCGATGGATTCGTCCGGCCCGTCGACGGGAGGAACCTGGAGTTGATCCTGCCGTCGGCGAACACGGATTGGATGTCGGCGGCCCTGGCCGAGTTCGCCCGCTGGGCCGACCCGGGCGACGAGAAGTTGCTGGTGCTCCTGGTCGACAACGCCGGCTGGCACCTGGCGGGCCGCCTGAAGGTGCCGCCGAACGTCGTCCTGCACCGGTTGCCGCCCTGCACCCCGGAACTGCAGCCGGCCGAGCCTCTCTGGCTCCTGGTCCGCGAGTTCGCCGCCAACCGAGGCTTCGCCGACCTCGACGCCATGCAGGAACCCCTGGTCGGTCGCTGCGAATGGCTCATCCACCACCCCGAAGCCGTCCGCGGCCCCGTCGGCTTCCATTGGGCCCTCACCATCGATCGTTAG
- a CDS encoding AraC family transcriptional regulator: MRGRGEIRERLALMLGELAECDGIHPMRVEGVSIVRRSDPAVRAPIVYQPKILFVGQGSKQAYLGGETYRYDAYNYLVLAVPMPAECETNATPEEPMLLLAIDVDPTTIGEMLLEMDELAPSPAAVPRGISSTPMTEDLGEAVCRLLECLKSPLDSRMLGRQAVREVVYRVLLGEQGGALRAFANRDDHFARIARVLRYIHSDYANPVGVDDLARKAGMSVAAFHHYFKLVTASSPLQYLKRIRLDQARRLMAHDGLNAGQAARAVGYESASQFSREFKRLFGATPLEEVEQTRTRLAIG, encoded by the coding sequence ATGAGAGGCCGAGGCGAAATCCGCGAGAGGCTCGCGTTGATGCTCGGCGAGTTGGCCGAATGCGACGGCATCCACCCGATGCGTGTCGAAGGAGTGTCGATCGTCCGCAGGTCGGATCCGGCCGTCCGCGCCCCCATCGTCTATCAGCCGAAGATCCTCTTCGTCGGGCAGGGCTCGAAGCAGGCCTACCTGGGCGGCGAGACCTACCGGTACGACGCCTACAACTACCTCGTACTCGCCGTGCCGATGCCGGCCGAATGCGAGACGAACGCGACCCCCGAGGAGCCCATGCTCCTGCTGGCGATCGACGTCGATCCGACGACGATCGGCGAGATGCTGCTCGAGATGGACGAACTCGCCCCTTCGCCGGCCGCCGTGCCGCGTGGAATCTCCTCGACCCCGATGACCGAGGACCTTGGCGAGGCCGTCTGCCGGCTGCTGGAATGCCTGAAATCCCCGCTCGACAGCCGCATGCTGGGCCGGCAGGCTGTCCGGGAGGTCGTCTACCGCGTGCTCCTGGGGGAGCAGGGCGGTGCCCTCCGGGCGTTCGCGAATCGCGACGACCACTTCGCCCGGATCGCCCGCGTCCTGCGTTACATCCACTCGGACTACGCGAACCCGGTAGGCGTCGACGACCTGGCCCGAAAGGCGGGGATGAGCGTCGCCGCGTTCCACCACTACTTCAAGCTGGTGACGGCCAGTTCCCCGCTCCAGTACCTGAAGAGGATCCGGCTCGACCAAGCGCGACGGCTCATGGCCCACGACGGCCTCAACGCAGGCCAGGCCGCGCGGGCGGTCGGCTACGAGAGCGCGTCGCAGTTCAGCCGCGAGTTCAAACGACTCTTCGGAGCGACTCCGCTCGAAGAAGTCGAGCAGACGCGGACTCGCCTGGCCATCGGCTGA